A window of Triplophysa dalaica isolate WHDGS20190420 chromosome 12, ASM1584641v1, whole genome shotgun sequence genomic DNA:
AATCCTAACCCTATAGTAAGTACGTGTGGTTAATTTGTATTACTCATGAGTGAATGTTTAATTACACTGTAACACGGGCATTGAAAAATAAGTGTAAGCACATATTTTTTTGGGGTcatctgtccctttaaggaaatgttttagaaatcataattttaaaaaatattgatttttcaTGATGGAAGATTGTTCCGCTTTTCAATGTAAGGTGATTTatagaaaaaagtatttgacTACATTGTATAATCCAATATATTTcttttccttttcatttttgggtgaaatttatcttgaacatgtttttgtgaaatccaactaaaatgtgtttgtttttggttaCTGAGTTATACTGAAGACATAACAAAAGGTGTTTGTCTACAGCTTGATACATTTGACTGTTTATTAACTTCCACCTGGCTCACTGCCTGTTTTGCATATGATCCTCTGCGAATTACCTCTGAGCCGTAAGTGTAAAACAGCCGGACACAAAAACctcaattcaatttttttatgtgtttgttatttCAATGAAATCCAGAAAATAGATGCTGCAGGGGTTAGAGAGGGTGCTTCTTTGCTTCGCGCTGGCCCTGATGCTAATAAGTGTGGTGGAGGTTATCTCGCCACAAATTTTGAGCAATTGATCGTGTTGCTTTTGTTATGCGACAAGCTGAACGGTACATTCGATTTGTTGTGCGTTAATTGAATGTGGCTAATTATGGTAATCATGGAAATCCGTGTTAGTCAGCCTTATTTTCTTATGGATcactttaatttaaattgtttgCTGCTTGTCAGGTTGACTTGAAATTAAGGGGAGTTACAACCTGGAAACAGCATGTATGCTTGGCCTGCTCATTTAATTAGTCAGTTTAGGAGTACTTGAGTGTAGTTTGGCTCTGCTTATGATCCTGAGTTCATCCGCAATCAATGACAGAAGTCCTTTTAGATCCTAGAGAAAGTTGAAGACCACATGCCTACATAATATAATCTATGAGAATGCTTCTATGAAATGTTATGTGatgtatatatcatttttatgtcaaatCTTCTACAGAGGACCCTTGCTTTCCATCTGAATAACAATGGGTCAGTGATTCAAATTTAGTGTCTGTTTGATCAATACAAAGATTGTTGTATAGTtttgatcacatttacattttcatttaggcatttggcagatgcttttatccactTACATtccttttatcctatacatttttcataggtatttgcaatcccctgggattgaacccacaaccttgcgttgttaacgcaatgctcttaccactaagctacaggaaagctaatgacagtgttttattattatggCAAATGGAAATTAATGACTTGTCTTTTTTCAAGATAATTTAACGGTGTGTCCAATAGAAAAGGCGTGTTCAATACAAcaaatgtgtttcacagaacaGATGGTTCCTGAAGATAATGGATTCAAATGTTGGGCTAAGTTACATTAAACTAAGTGCATGCAGTTTATCAACACATCTGATTAAAGTGCTtctatatataatacatttttatttcattttaacgCAAGATTGTTAGCTAAATTTAAATGTCATGCCAAATCAAACTATCGCAAAGAGTATTTTCCTTGTACTATACCCTAAACTTCCATGCATATTTTGACAAACATTTATTGGTTGAGCCCAGATGAGAAAAAATTTGCCAGATTAAAGAGAatgtaaaaaagattttttaaatacattgtatttctataattaaataaatatctttgaacattgttttttcttacCGCTTGCTTctttatttggttattttttgaCCCCTGCAGTTTTACTATCACAGGTTTGCATTATGTCCACCATAAGGCCTATTGATGTGTAAGTGCACTATTTCATGGTTTATTACTTTTTTCGTGTTGGttaatatcttatttttataatgtgaaaagatttataatgtgacactacaaatattttttccagGCCCCAGCTTGTGTGTGGTGTGCATATATTTTTAGATCTTTGGTACATGTACAAGATTGCTACAACATCCTATGTTTTTAGCTCATCATTACTTTAGTACTCAAAACAACAGACTGCCCTATAGCCGTAGAACCTGTATTACTGACTGAGAGGATGTAATGCCTGGTGGCTCTCTTACTCATATAGACAAGCCTACCTCTTTGTCATCTTCACATGATGCAATCATCTGCCCAGATGTCAGCTTCTTCTGATAATTTTTGTCTCCTTGATCACTGACCATCCAAACACAGTCCTTTGTATGTATTAACATCTCAAACACGTATTCAAAAAATTCAACGCActcttttatataattttagtACACTTTTATTGGTTCTGACGcacataaaatgcattttggaCAGGTCTCAAACAACATCTTACACAGACAGGCAGTTCATGCTATTCTTAAATCGAAAATGCAATATACCAACTAATAAAGAATTTCTGAAATTCAAGTTATGCTTTAGATTCAGCATAgaacaactttttttacttaTCGGACTTTTGGCCTCTACTGGGAAAAGAAAAGtaaataatagaaataaaatcatGAGATTATGCTTTAACTAGAATCACACTTCCGTGTCTGTAACACAACACATGCCATTGGACCAACTGTGCTTTTGTGCCTCGTTTTTGTTTGTGCCACATAAGATATGGGATCTATCTGACTATTGCACAACACGTTTGGTACATATAAACATTGACAGAATTACTTCACAGTGCAGTGGACGTCAGTGCGGTTTACAGTGTGGTGCATAATATGTAATGTTAGGAATGTTCTAATGAACAatatgttctgtttttgttctgtttgatAAAAATCAGTGCACACAATAGATTGTGATCTCTTCAGATAAGATTCTGGTGGAAATAGGGAATTTTTGTATGTGATAATATAAACTTTACTTCGTTTAAAGAAACAGGACAGAAGATGAACATGATCTGTTACGCATGTCATATTGCATAAATGCAACAAGCAACTATCCAGacattatgtgtttttaaacaacgACCAAGATTTTCAAATAGGAAACAAAATCCCTTTTTGACCCATTTTAATCAGTCAGTGAATTGACGTGTCCGATGCAACTTTTGTCACAAGGCCTATTGAGGTCAGGGTGGGTTATAGCTTATCTTCATGGTTTAACTACAGTGAGCAGGTGCGGCCTTGTTTTGGAGGATAAATAAGGAAAAGTCCAGAGGAGGAGGAAAACACGATGACAGAGCATGAGAACGCTGATTCACTCTCACGTCATCCTGGAGTGGGAAAATACACAGGGAGGGACGTATTTATTTAGCAGGAAGACTGCGTCTCCTGTACACCAGAGTGACCAGTCCTGAGACAATGGAAATGGACAGTTTAGAAAGGGAAGTGTCAGCGACAAACCTctagaaaaaagaaaattcaggCTCTTTCAATCGCAGTGAAAAGTTTAAAGATTACAGGACAGAAATAATTTCTAATTTAGTGCACAAATATACATTCTTAAGGAATCTATTTAGATATAGGCCTACACAGAAATATAATGTTAcactacatttttaataatgtttgtttatgtataaCTTGGTCCAGGTAACTTATAaatttttaaatgaagattagcctataaagatttttaaaatgtatacattgaaactaattaaactaaataaactgAACAAAATTGAGATGGGTGGAGCAAGATGTTAAAGATGTTAAAAAAGGTAATAATGTGTCCTAATTACATATTGATCAGTTAATTTTCAATGCATTATTTTCAGAGGTACACagataataattatattttttttcatgacaGGTGGTGGGATGAATTAGCAGGTGAATCATGCTGAATATTATTGATAATGCAATATCTGCTGAACATGTCATGTCTGTCTAGATTTGCTGTGTAAGTCCTTTTGTCACTATAAGTTTTAATAGGTGAGAAAATGGGTTGTTTAGCCCAGGCCTCTCTTAACAAAACAAGATTCTCAAATACATTCATCTGAGAGGAGGTGAGGGGGTGGAGTGCTTTGTTCCCAAAATCTGGTGACCTAAATCCTCAATAGGGCAGATTTCACTCTTTTGTTCTGGACATTTTTACCCAGAAAGGCCTAAAAATATACCTTTACTTCAAGAtgccacttcaataaaaaaatgttttattaaacagcGCTCAGGAATACTTCAGTCTCCGCATACTGCtggaaaatattgttgtatggTGACTACTTAACTGTTTTATTTCCTACTAACCCAAGCGATTGATTGCCTTCAGGACTGGATTTACAactcatatttaaatatattttatgtgccatttttttgtaaataaaataactgaattTATTTACGTGTCACTTTTTGTGAGGGTTCACCCTATAGCTATATTTGTAATGAAGACAGTATAAAGGTTCATTGTCATATCagcttttaaagttttgttaagATGGATTCCGATTAATTAACTGAATAGAttacaaattaatatatttatttatacattaactACACGTTTaactataatatttttaaaaatatttaaaaacattgttgcactttttaaaaataagcttCCAGGCATTTTAATGTTGTTCTGGATATACTACTATCTTTTATTCTTTCCTGTGTAAAATGAATGgtttacaatttacaataacGTCCAGTTTTAAGCATGCCTACCTTGTTTTTGTACTGTCAAACTAAAAGCAAATTAAAGcaacaatacaattatttaaacaaaaatcaagtcaaagtttatttaaaaacgttGTATTAACGAACTCATTAATATTATATGACGCTCCTTAACATGGAGCGCCATGCCCGGTCTTGCCTTTCCCGGGACGTGGTCACGTGCGTTGGTGACAGTCAGTCACAGTCAGAGGCGTCGTTTCATTGGCTGAGAAGATCCCCCCAAAACCCGCCCGTGGGCCGTCCTCTGCTGCGTAACGCCCGATCAGCTGTTAattttccacaacaataacaaagggAGCAGTTGAGACCTCGGAGAAGAAACGCGAAACAACCGACAACGAAACTCCGAAATAAAGGGTCCTCAAACTTTAAATTTCTTCCGAGaagaattgtatttatatatttttttatttcatacgACAAATTCTCTACCTCAAACACTTGAAGTGATCTGTTTTTGTTCTTGAAGCCAACCTTCTTCCTGTTTACATCACTTTTTTGACGCAGGTGAGTTAAAAGCTCTTTGTTGCTGATCGATTGACGCTTCGTTTAACGTTAATTACGTTATGGAAATGCTTGCGCCTCTAGCCAATACCAAACATGTTttgacaaaataatcaaaaactgTGTGTTTTCAACAAAGGTTTAACgttgaacaaaaaatgcatCTTTCGTGAAATGTGCCGTTTCTGCATATGGCACTTGTGCATGCAATGCGAACTGAAATGTGTTAGTTGTTTCTGCAATTTGAGCATGTTTGGATTTCACGGATTAAGCTTTGTTCAGCACTGCCCGTTTAAAGCGTTTGGGTTTGCAGTCCGCCCTGTCGGTGGGTGTAGGGTTTCACCAATCATCCGTCTGTCGGCCAGTCTGTGTGTACAGGTCTAGAAACCATCTTATATGACTACAAATATAGCTTTCGTGTATTCCACACCTGTGCAATTATGTTAATAGCCGAATGATGCGTTTTCCCAGCATTCATTACTACTTGTGAtttgttatattgttatattatttgtttaatgatgtttataaaaatataacaatctgtataaattaatttaatttttagtCATAAGGggttcattttaatgaaaagtaGGTTTTATGTTTACCGCGAATAAATAGCCTATGTGTGGTGAGTCATTACTGTGTAATCAAGTATCTTGCTTTGCTGCATTCCAGGTCAGGTTCTTTTTCATATATGCTCTGTGGGAAATATTGGAACGATAATCTCAAATTTGTATCTGAATTCGACGTAAAACAAACACTGAGATAGGTCAATTGGTTGGGCCTACGAAGAGCGACGATGTAAATCTCTCCCTCCGCAAGGATGTTGCGGAATAACCtgaataaaatttaaattctgctTAAATTCCGTCGTTCATCTCGGCGATTACTGATCCACTGTCGTGTCATGTGCATAAACAGCACGTATAGcctgcattttctttttttttttttttcaatattccAATAAAAAacgacaattcttatttttttcatgaaatattgcagcgtttatagtaaatagcttatcactgtgggtcattttatttaaaaaatccatgCACTCCgtaatcttcaattaaaatctgaaaatgcacttccgccctgaaatgactatccatctcaactGACGTAAACTAGACGGCTTGGccggagcatccattaactcctccccttcaactgtcagtctgctgctggtcatttcaaaatcaacgcaacagctgttttaacacatccaatcaattcgcagagaaaaacgcaagccacgcccactaccTTTCTCCTTTGagattccttttcactcggaaatgtgtcagaatacggaagcaAGAAGGATctcaacttccggttcacggggactttaaaatGGATTTTCCTCTTCCCCCAGCACCTCGTATTGTAGATACAGGCCTATAGGTATTTATGCATGATATTGAACGTCCCATCTTTTAAAACGTTTCAAAACACGTTTCTTATGAAAGCACATACAAATCAGGACACTTCATTTTCATTCCTTTCCCCCCCTGACAACAGTGGAGTACAAATGAAGACTTGCTATGGGCTCCTGCCTCAAATTTTTTCGGATGCGATCAATATATTTTTGACAGCTGTacacattttcaccaaactcaTTTCAGGACATTGGAAACATCTGGGACATGGTTGATAAATGAAGTTCTCAGTTCTGTCTAATTTGTGTCTATTGATAAAAAACGTTGCCTCTGGGATGCATAATGCTGGCATTATCTTTAACACAAATGACTCCTCAATTGTGCTTATCTGAAAGTCTGCTTAATCCTCTATTTGGGGTCCGGTATGTTAACCCATAATTTGTGCCCAGCCCCCTAAATAGACAATGCTGTCATGACAATATGAGCAGGTGGAAGAATTGGTAGTATTGTCTTAGTGAAGCATAGAGGTGAAAACAGCTTGCAGTTCTTCATTTCAcagctgtctgtctgtgttgtCACAGGCTAAACAACAGATAAGTGTACCCTTATGTGACATGGTGCTAACGAGGTGGGGTGGATCTGTTCAAAGATCAGTTTTCATAGGCATCAGCTTAGTGGGTGAGAAACACGGGCAGTACCTGTGACAGCTGAGACCTATTAGACTGCTTTCTTTTGGCTGATCTGTGGTCCAAATCCAGTgaagaagtttttttttgtccattaTCAACATGACtgtttgagctaaactaataaAACGTTGCACTTTAGGAGCAAAGTTTTGTCCACCTTTTGTATATTGACTGTCTGTAGTTGGGCTGGTATGGACTCCACGATTGTGTGTAAAATCTGGTGCTTCATGTTACCGCCATGATCTGGGAATAATCTTGTGTTCTTCAGTGGAAGCAATACATTTCCAGTAGTTCACAAATTTGCTTGGTGACATAGACagattcttacatttttttcatttcaagccCTGATGTTCCTGTTGGGTCTTCAATGTTATTGAAAGCTTGCATTTGATGACTTATCATTAGAAACCCTGACTTGCTCATCACTAGAAAATCATTTTGTCAAAATTGTGCTCAGCTTCTTAATGTCTATGATGTTTCATATCACAAAAGTGATTTACTTAACAACTTTAATCTGTGACAATTTATCTCTGATATAATGAGATGATGATAATTTCAGACTTTGTCCATGTTACAGCGttcttctctctcctcctccaGGGCCTTTGTTTTTGCACAACCACCAAGAGCTATGGCTGCACATCAACAGGTGTTTCTCAACTGAAAATTATTAACTAATGCACTTCAGTGCCTTTACCAAGATCTCAGTGAACAGCTCTTGCAGCTGATGACCAAAAAGCCTGGCCTTTGCCTACCGCCAGCAGGACCGTCCAGCCTCTCCCCGGAACGCCATCATGTTCCAGAGGTTCACCAGCGTCTTGTTTGGAGACTCCCTGGAGGGCAGCAGATGTTCTGAAGATCCAGACTTTAATGAGAAGGAGGAGGATGATGAATGGATCCTTGTTGATTATCTAGGTGAGAAATCTTTTTGGTTCCTTTTTCCTtatcattcattaaaatgaaatatggatTTTATGTCTGGTTGGCCCAGTTCATCTTTTGGTGATAGACATTCACGTTTTTGGGCGAGAAGGCTCTTAGCCTGTCAGACAAAAGTGTTTGCAATGAGGTCTGCTGTAAAAATAGGACAGATTAAATTACCGCTGCATGAGTAGGTCTTGGACAAGCACCAATTACAAACATTAATCGTTGCCTGAAGGCTGAGCTAGACAGCAGGGGAGTGAATGCCATTTCTCTTGTTATTCCTGCGTTTAGCTTGACTGAAGGTGATACAACAGCATACAACAGTTTCCTATGATGTTGAGAGAATTAGAGGTTAACAGGCTTGTCCTGGACATTGAAGAGTTCAGTAAGAGGGTTAAGAGCCTTCTTAACCAGCtaaattcagaaaatgtttGATGTCATCTGACAGAACTGTAGATAAACAAGGTGTGGCTCTGTCCACAGGAAGTTCTGTGTGTAACATAACATTGGTGTTTTGGGTGTTGAACTTGTCTAGTGACAAGTACGTTTTTGTATAAGGTTTAATGCAAATACGAAGCTGTTGTGATAATATTTTCATTGCAATGTTGGGTTTTGCACATGAGCTTAATCAATGTTTGGTAAATTTAAGCAGGAATgtaaactaatatttttttttattaataagctaatagaaaaaaaaacaaaattgatcaacaacttttcttaatatttaaaggACCCAAAGTCCCCTAAATGTTCTGGTTCTGACTCTGACTTCATGTATGGGTGGAAAGAATGTTCAGTCATACTGCCCTCTAGTGGGAACTGAAAATACAACACTTTAAATGCTCTGCCCAAAAAGCCAGCTGTTTACACCATTTTTGGTTACCTGCCAGAATCCATGAAGAATATGaatagaacaaaaatatttgctcTTGGGTTCATCTGTCTAAACACGGGACTCGTTTTCAATAGAACCAGtggcatgtttttcttttatgcaacgTTTTCTAATAATTCTTAAATATATCTGTTTCTTATAATAATTTTGTCTTCAGATAGTTTCCACATTAAACTTTgactattttaatgaattacGGTTGTTTTTTAACACTTCTTGTCATCTTCCGAGCAAAATCGGTTAGAAATGTTTCACCTCGGCAAACCACGTGATTTGATACAAACAGTGAAGGTTCGGTTACATATCGCCGGTTTCCTTTCAAAGCCTCGCATGTCCAAATTCAATGTTGATCgggaaatgaaaaaaacagtgtacattttaaattattatacattGTGTTGTCAGAGTTGTCAAGtacttttcaatattttttattattggttCAATATTTGctaaacccagtgacaaacattatGGTTGacttgtaaaaataaaaatcatgaaatatggagatacaaggttttagaaggacagcagtgatctAAAAGTGTAATACCAGTAATTAATCTTCACTTCTTGACCTAAATTGATATATCTCATTATCTTTATTCTGTACCTGTAGCGAAGACCTGCTCCAGCGCATGCGACGATGATCTAGTGGAAGTGTGCACAGATGATGTTGCTCCTACCGACGCTACTGTGCGCTGCTCCTCCTGCTTATCTCTGGACTCGGCAGACACTGACGCGGAGGACAATAGCTTTATGCGTTTGGAGGCAGCGTGTGGGTTAGAAGAGAGCTGGTTTATCACCCCTCCGCCGTGCTTCATGGCTGGGGGCAGCGCTCCGATTCTATTGGAGACGAGTCCGCTGGAGAACCTGCTGATCGAACACCCCAGCATGTCTGTGTATGCCTTCCACAGCCCACGTCAACGGCCCGCTAAGGACGGGACTCGTGAGAAATCAATTTTAAGGTAGAGCAAGGCATATTCTCTTAATAGTATACTGAAGTAcactaaaaataattgtaaagttttcatttattctttaaaaatacaattattgttgAATAGTGATTAAGAGAGTTTGATCTGTTTTACTTTGTAGGTCTGAAGTTCAGCGCAGACCAAATCGCCCCTCTAGCTGCTACGCAGCCGCCTTGGTTTCTGCCCACGCAGGCTTCCTGGAGCAGGGCAAGAACGTTCGTTTGGCCAAACGCATCCGAGAAAACGTTGAGCGTCAGCAACTGTCCCGCAACGCCCTCCGTCGGCTCAACCTGCTGCGCGATGGCGGTGCAAGACAGGCTAAAGCCACCGTAGGCTTCGTTCACCAGCCGGGACAGAGGCAGTACAACTACTGATATGATCACTTCCGCACTCCCCCGTCCTCCCCTTCACGCTGGGAGAATCAGTCTTTCGCCAGAAGGATTGGAGTCCTTTAGAATCAATGCCATAGGTCACTTTACTTCACGGCAGGTTCCACGTAACCTGAATGTGTCTGTGTCATGAATTACCTTTCTGAACATCTTTTATGTTCGGTCTGGTGTGTCATGAGCATTGAACTGTGTTACCGTCACAGGAGGTTCCCTTAGTTGTTAGACTGAACATGGTGTTTTGGTACAGACAGCTTGACATGTTTTTGGCCTTTCACCATCTCCCTCCCCTTAGCTGTATTAGAGACACAGTGTGTCACATTAAAGCCACACTCGGTTCACATGAGTGACTGAAGTGTTAGCAGCACTTTGTGGTCGGGAAGGATCCTGCCTGTGACTCTAGAACAGtactttcttcctttttttctctctctctttaaaaaaacatttgtaaaatatacTAGGTTTATTATCACTAAACGCCTTGTTTCTGTAgtagattttaaaatatgttaaatatatttaaaaaaaacttccaaaatattttaaaacgaaAAAATATAGAGTATATTACATATCAGTATGAAGTTGATAAGAGTGTACGTTATCTGCATCGATATGTATGTAAGCAGCAGTTTTCCCTATTTTAGTGACTGATTCGATGTATGACTGTGTAGTGCTAGTTTTCCaacaaaggaaaaacaaaacgaaaaaaaGTGTGTTGTAATGTTATTTTCCATATTTGCATATCTGCAGCACATGTCTCAGGGTCATCACTGTTCACCTTTGCTAAAATGCAGATTAAAATTGCAGATGGTAAATAGTCTTTGTACATACTGGAGAACCTCTAActttgtttatgtgtatgtCACCTTGTGGAAACATTTGTAATTCACGTaaatctttaacaaaaatatgtgtttCACAATTTGAATGAAAGCGAAATGTTGCTCATCCTGTGAGGACTGTGAAAAATGAAATCTCTCTTAAAAGACTGTTAAAACCTTTGACGACGGAGTGaaactgttaacattttatttttctcagtgTAGTGACACTTTTTGTTATATGCCCATGTTTTATCTGACTAGTTATAAGTTGTATTTGAAGTAGcaacaaacttttaaaaaaatgtgtattttatgtttgtcattcTTTATTCTTAATTTCTGGTGACACTGCCAAGGTAAATGTTTCCCCTAAATTAATGCAACAGGACTCGGTAACACTGAAATTCAGAAGAATGCATATAACATGTGTGTGCAACTCAAGACATCTGACTCAGTTATCACGGTCAGTGTGTCATGTGTACCTGTGTATGGAAAGCAGGAGGACATTCAAAGATTTAAGggttttctctttttctgctTGCTGTAGTATGTGTTGGCTAGAACATCCTGGTATTTACTCTGTGGATGAAGGGAATGAAAGGGATTTTAAAGTTCTATTAATTTTCCATGGGTAATACAAGCCAGGCCCTCTTTCCCTATGTCAGTAGGTGCCTGATGTTTGGTATTCATTACAGGGATTTATTTTGCCTTGAATTGCATTTGGGGATCATGTGCCTTCCAGGTGAACAGTATGACAATGCATCCGTGAAGAACTTGAAATTTGTCCAAAGggacacaaacaaatgtaattgaCTATGCACAGAGGATTATCTCGTCTCTGTGAGCCACTTGCTCTGTcaattttttacacaaaatgtagcaaaacattttctttgttcaACGTGTGAAGATTTTATTCTCGGTGGCATTGCTATGTTTTAGAATGTGCTTTGGTTGATTTTTAATTTACTGGAATAATACTGCACTTTTCCAAAAGTGTAAGGTTTtagcattgtttatttatctgtttcttGAACTGATATGTTTTGAATACATGTCACATACAAACTGTTTTATATGCATAGTATAATTTGCAAATAAATTGGCCATTTCATATGTCTTCAAAACCAACTATTTGTCGGTATGTATACtctcaataaatgttttaatacatgctcatgtgttttttctattattaaaaaactaaactatGCATTTTGTGGAGTGCATAGATTTGCAGGGCTGTTTATTCTGGCATGTGTCATTTAATCACCTCACTAAACTATATTAAAAGATTTCCCTTGAACCAATGCCTAATGGTAATTTAAACCAGCTAATCTCTGAATGTTCCTAGGACAGGAATAGTTCAAGACAAATAATTATAGTAACAGTGTGGGTATAAGTTTTGATAATGTAGATTTTTAACTTCCACCTTGTCCCACTATTAAACTCACGGATGCTGACGGGTAGTAGGCTAATTGACATTTTGTCCAagcaaaaatttaaatgattttcaaaTAATGCAATTCGAAACATCTTTGtgtgatatttaaaatatttggggatatttgaaatatttaaagtaaataaaaaatgtgtatggTAAATCGATAAGAAGTTGGACGTAACATACTCTTTGGTAACATCTTAGCAGACAATACATCCCGGATGTGACGTAGACTAGCATACAAAGACAAGCAGACTAGCTTACAAATGACGGTTTACCGAATTTGCTTTACTTTCACGCCACTTTCGCAGTTTTACTTAAAAGCATTCAAAGACATCTCCGTTGGATGGACAGTGCCTGCTGTTGTCATGCTTAGTTcatgacatatttttaatacttagaattaaatgtatttttatatgttgtGCAGACATGTTCATTATTTCTAACGGTTTTAGAAACTCGTTTAAACGTTCTCATTtttatgtacaaaaaacaaactaGTCGAATAAACTGTTATATTATCGCTTAAATCTTGTATTGGCGCTGTCAGAATTGATTCTCTCCTCTCTCGTGGGTTTGTTTACAAGACCACGTTGTTTCTCTTTAAGTAACGCTGATTGGCCAGAGACTTCCAAAGCTCCGCCTACTAGACGCTGTCAAAGCTAGGAACTGTATCGGAAGAGTCGAAAAACTCCTTGTAAATACATCAAATGTATAAACTTACATTATGGCATAACCGCATGTGATGCTTAAGGT
This region includes:
- the tp53inp1 gene encoding tumor protein p53-inducible nuclear protein 1, translated to MFQRFTSVLFGDSLEGSRCSEDPDFNEKEEDDEWILVDYLAKTCSSACDDDLVEVCTDDVAPTDATVRCSSCLSLDSADTDAEDNSFMRLEAACGLEESWFITPPPCFMAGGSAPILLETSPLENLLIEHPSMSVYAFHSPRQRPAKDGTREKSILRSEVQRRPNRPSSCYAAALVSAHAGFLEQGKNVRLAKRIRENVERQQLSRNALRRLNLLRDGGARQAKATVGFVHQPGQRQYNY